A DNA window from Synchiropus splendidus isolate RoL2022-P1 chromosome 2, RoL_Sspl_1.0, whole genome shotgun sequence contains the following coding sequences:
- the LOC128753683 gene encoding neuronal acetylcholine receptor subunit non-alpha-3-like, which yields MKFAGTVLWFSLLIGTGSPQDPDDFVSLAEMEDSLLKNLFRGYQKWVRPVQHANDTITVYFGLKISQLVDVDEKNQLMTTNVWLWQEWVDVKLKWNPDDYKGITSIRVPSETIWLPDIVLYENADGRFEGSLMTKAIVRWDGTITWTPPASYKSSCTMDVTFFPFDRQNCSMKFGSWTYDGNMVDLVLVDHYVDRKDFFDNGEWEILNATGVKGSRRDGIYWYPFVTYSFILKRLPLFYTLFLIIPCLGLSFLTVLVFYLPSDEGEKLSLSTSVLVSLTVFLLVIEEIIPSSSKVIPLIGEYLLFIMIFVTFSIIVTVFVINVHHRSSATYHPMAPWVKSLFLQRLPRLLCMRGHTDRYHFPDMEMHSPELKPKRGMGRRGLHSPGQQRGPLGGKEDENQAWLAMLEKATNSVRYISRHIKKEHFIREVVQDWKFVAQVLDRIFLWAFLTVSILGTILIFTPALQMYLSSPQ from the exons ACCCGGACGACTTTGTGTCACTGGCTGAGATGGAAGATTCTCTGTTGAAGAACTTGTTTCGCGGCTACCAGAAGTGGGTGCGACCGGTGCAGCACGCCAACGACACCATCACAGTGTACTTCGGGCTGAAGATCTCGCAGCTGGTGGATGTG GATGAGAAGAACCAGTTGATGACGACAAACGTGTGGCTGTGGCAG GAATGGGTCGACGTCAAGCTGAAGTGGAACCCTGACGACTACAAAGGGATAACATCCATCCGAGTGCCTTCAGAGACAATATGGCTGCCAGACATCGTCCTCTATGAGAA TGCGGACGGACGCTTCGAAGGCTCCCTGATGACCAAGGCCATCGTCCGCTGGGACGGCACCATCACATGGACGCCGCCCGCCAGCTACAAGTCCTCCTGCACCATGGACGTCACCTTCTTCCCTTTCGATCGGCAAAACTGCTCCATGAAGTTCGGGTCATGGACTTACGACGGGAACATGGTGGACCTGGTTCTGGTGGATCACTACGTGGATCGCAAAGACTTCTTTGACAACGGCGAGTGGGAGATTCTGAACGCCACGGGGGTGAAGGGAAGCAGGAGGGACGGGATCTACTGGTACCCTTTTGTCACCTACTCCTTCATCCTCAAGAGACTGCCCCTGTTCTAcaccctcttcctcatcatacCGTGCCTGGGCTTGTCCTTCCTCACCGTGCTGGTCTTCTACCTGCCGTCAGACGAAGGCGAGAAGCTGTCATTGTCTACCTCAGTACTGgtgtctctcactgtgttccTCCTGGTCATAGAGGAAATCATCCCGTCATCCTCCAAG GTGATCCCACTGATCGGAGAGTACTTGCTGTTCATCATGATCTTcgtcaccttctccatcatcgTCACCGTATTTGTCATTAATGTGCACCATCGCTCCTCGGCCACCTACCACCCCATGGCCCCCTGGGTGAAGAGCCTGTTCCTGCAGAGACTTCCGCGGCTGCTGTGCATGAGGGGCCACACTGACAG ataCCACTTCCCGGATATGGAGATGCACAGTCCGGAGCTCAAGCCCAAGAGAGGCATGGGCAGGAGGGGGCTCCACAGTCCGGGCCAGCAGAGGGGGCCACTGGGAGGGAAGGAGGACGAGAACCAGGCCTGGCTGGCAATGCTGGAGAAAGCCACCAATTCAGTCCGCTACATTAGCCGACACATCAAAAAGGAGCATTTCATCCGAGAG GTGGTGCAGGACTGGAAGTTCGTGGCGCAGGTGCTGGACAGAATTTTCCTGTGGGCCTTCCTCACCGTGTCCATATTAGGGACCATCCTTATCTTCACTCCTGCTCTCCAGATGTACCTCAGCTCGCCGCAGTGA